The following proteins are encoded in a genomic region of Takifugu rubripes chromosome 9, fTakRub1.2, whole genome shotgun sequence:
- the mical3a gene encoding protein-methionine sulfoxide oxidase mical3a isoform X2 — translation MGDRSSGATGRDGANHSHVLFDNFVQASTCKGTLKAFQELCDHLDVKPTESRIFYHKLKSKLNYWKAKALWAKLDKRACQKEYKKGRACANSKCLIIGAGPCGLRTAIELALLGAKVVLLEKRDAFSRNNVLHLWPFAIQDLRGLGAKKFYGKFCAGAIDHISIRQLQLMLLKMALLLGIEIHVNVEFKGLVEPPEDQETEKIGWRAEVHPRTHPVNELEFDVIIGADGRRNTLPGFRRKEFRGKLAIAITANFINRNTTAEAKVEEISGVAFIFNQKFFQDLREATGIDLENIVYYKDDTHYFVMTAKKQSLLEKGVILHDYADTELLLSRANVDQAALLSYACEAADFSTNHQLPTLDFAINHYGQPDVAMFDFTCMYASENAAMVRQRQGHNLLVALVGDSLLEPFWPMGTGIARGFLAAMDSGWMVRSWAQGKTPLEVLAERESIYRLLPQTTPENVNKNFSQYSLDPITRYPNVSLHFLKPSQVRHLYDTGESREIRMEIENVINSSTPKLARNENCLLAKQSQESIARSSKLLSWCQRQTEGYRNVRVTDLTMSWKSGLALCALIDRYRPDLIDFESLDEKDYEQNNQLAFDVAEREFGISPCMTGKEMSSVVEPDKLSMVMYLSQFYEMFKDTVPPGDNHNLSPEEKAALIASTKSPISLLSKLGQSIAISRKRNPKDKKEKDVDSLGKRRKTSQSEEEETSRGVCDDRSSVPAVLSEKKMDSSNHNKVKVMATQLLAKFEENAPAPQAGLKRQARSEADQPSSSRSCPKKTILLPSSASSLSLRSEEWIPLPLSDPEPIHIPSIQERAECLISRFKGKSDRPPKPKKKPSRFFIEQWKSSCGPTEGPGSKPSSHNFPKEEGARPLLSDSHAPLYVLSIQERAEQLASQFEGKPVGLQPKKNPSRYFMEQWLQAQPSPDSSPQSSDSLRQHCVRMYTGGVSSLTQQITHQLKSLESPKPLLEKKDRGSLRKEFPTNIGGSDVCFFCHKRVYVMERLSAEGKFFHRSCFKCEYCGTTLRLSSYAFDVEDGKFYCKPHYCYRVSGYAQRKRPAPSPPPVADQENQVPQAGMAAVDAPGRVTVAEAAPAIQLPASVPEVNGLQEPTLAKRLRGTPERIELENYRLSLQREEELEEVPEETLAEHNLSSVLDKVTDADLGSSSSESDMEDEQEEQDQEEEEEEAEQPPASPSDLGGVPWKEAVELHAKLRGSHGAEGEAGADTVSGDGELEEEEDDEEEEEEDEEEEEEDSSEEGDYCPWDRELQSGLWLEKHLTDEEDIGTFKAKNLRVQQLLQPLDPLADPVVARTHLDSEGGLAASASQLSHPSEHTLPSSTAPAHTSAHHEAVRVWLESVSGELCEEEEAEADSQDMEPGTEMDQEDIPSDAEAEARLHQSECADGHPEEDGTSESLRMSSSVEASITGPMPKEDVPSPAKAPELGTQMPLLKPPGGRFFPEPFLPDEGTAERMTPSPSRVIKSPLNLSPVPARDPSPACSPTFPVAVPSTPPVSVPTSLSLSLTAKSPVERVADSPNLSPVKSPVNSPIRSQPTSLLESCTSKTPVYPQRSICPLTGNPLSPICSQSLPCQEPSSPLTSDSPVRTQPVPGLTSTPMNKAEDRKQPDDSSEEETPSKKTDIIEEFWLKSAEIRKSLGLTPLDRSSKILEKSVIKDPAPVKTQSPEVSKEQKSVLTGHAVIHRLNITLEGQVITPLVPAEPKSNSSDKKYLSSSSGLGLNGRSMASRTANSEGYNTSDSAMLTPPSSPPPPVPANQSPAVLRQKKHLVTWSNGAEKTPSELAKEPADRKLSPPPIKNPVSAPQRVSTPQADKEAAPVVVVMREKKKKPRPSEVRKSFVETVEEIPFADDVEESCDERMPDTSMNKYYTPPTSKPSRPPLHLALAMENGKPNIPVSPTSKTQTAIQFSPEAREIAEERIKAREQSVKSQALKDAMAKQLNKMREADTDKGVSPKVAWNVMPNPSGKSKNSAGPQKTSATKGVDSKKAETLPERFFSSNKSLDSSVASSDGSTTSKSKKRSSLFSPRKNKKEKKAKNDSSRLSGAEETPPKHKSLWKAVFSGYKKDKKKKDEKSCPSTPSSSSTTQDSGKKKISPPGRSSDLKASQNLSFSEDSDLSFDDVLEKSSQKSKPSRHTDIFDLVSGMQQEAIKEEKLVRETRRELKEKKFAKERQKRREWEKRVERGKDDESVYVPHALAFKRSYATKKTYTEEELDAKLTRRVQRAIRRQAKQEELKRLHRAQIIQRQLEQVEEKQRQLEERGVAVEKALRGEADYWGDSNYSEILDLHLGVETFARIQSRRPLSFCPCWSPEGMGKKDDPKLMQEWFKLVQEKNALVRYESELMIFARELELEDRQSRLQQELRERMAVEDHLKTEKELAKEKQILNEMLEVVEQRNDLVALLEEQRLQEKEEDKDLEAVMLSKGLGLNWV, via the exons ATGGGGGATCGAAGCTCGGGTGCAACTGGACGAGATGGAGCGAACCACTCCCACGTCCTGTTTGACAACTTCGTCCAGGCGAGCACCTGCAAGGGCACCCTCAAGGCCTTCCAGGAACTGTGCGACCACCTGGACGTCAAGCCCACTGAATCCAGGATCTTCTACCATAAGCTCAAGTCCAAGCTTAACTACTGGAAGGCCAAAGCGCTCTGGGCAAAGTTAGACAAGAGGGCATGCCAGAAGGAGTACAAGAAGGGCCGTGCCTGTGCCAACTCGAAG TGTCTAATTATCGGCGCTGGACCATGCGGCCTGCGCACAGCCATCGAACTGGCTCTCCTTGGGGCCaaggtggttctgctggagaAGAGAGATGCCTTCTCACGGAACAACGTGCTGCATCTCTGGCCCTTTGCAATCCAGGACCTCAGGGGCCTCGGTGCCAAGAAGTTCTATGGAAAGTTCTGTGCGGGTGCTATTGATCATATCA GTATTCGTCAGCTCCAACTGATGCTGCTCAAAATGGCTCTCCTGCTGGGCATTGAGATCCATGTCAATGTCGAGTTCAAGGGTCTTGTTGAACCCCCAGAAGATCAAGAGACTGAAA AAATTGGTTGGAGAGCTGAGGTCCACCCCAGGACACACCCTGTCAATGAGCTGGAGTTTGATGTCATCATTGGAGCAGATGGAAGGAGAAACACGCTCCCAG GTTTTCGGCGCAAGGAGTTCCGAGGAAAGCTGGCCATCGCCATCACTGCCAACTTCATCAACAGGAACACGACGGCGGAGGCCAAGGTTGAGGAGATCAGCGGGGTGGCATTCATCTTCAACCAGAAATTCTTTCAAGACCTCAGAGAAGCGACAG GAATTGACCTGGAAAACATCGTCTACTACAAGGACGACACGCACTACTTTGTCATGACCGCAAAGAAGCAGAGCCTGCTGGAGAAGGGAGTCATCCTGCAT GACTACGCAgacactgagctgctgctgtccaggGCTAACGTGGACCAGGCCGCACTGCTGTCTTATGCCTGTGAGGCTGCTGATTTCTCCACCAACCACCAGCTGCCCACGCTGGACTTTGCCATCAACCACTACGGGCAGCCGGATGTGGCCATGTTCGACTTCACCTGTATGTACGCTTCTGAAAACGCCGCCATGGTGCGCCAGCGCCAGGGCCACAACCTCCTGGTGGCGTTGGTCGGCGACAGCCTGTTGGAG ccgttCTGGCCCATGGGCACCGGTATCGCTCGTGGTTTCCTGGCAGCCATGGACTCGGGCTGGATGGTGAGGAGCTGGGCTCAGGGAAAAACCCCTCTTGAGGTGCTGGCTGAGAG GGAGAGTATATACCGTCTCCTGCCCCAGACGACACCAGAAAATGTCAACAAGAACTTCAGTCAGTACAGCTTGGATCCAATAACCCGGTACCCCAATGTTAGCCTTCACTTCCTGAAACCCAGCCAG GTGAGACACCTCTATGACACGGGAGAGTCCCGGGAAATCCGCATGGAAATTGAGAATGTGATCAACTCCTCGACTCCCAAGCTGGCCAGGAATG AAAATTGTCTGCTTGCCAAGCAGTCCCAAG AATCCATCGCTCGATCCAGTAAGCTGCTGAGCTGGTGCCAGAGGCAAACGGAGGGATACCGGAATGTCAGAGTCACGGACCTCACCATGTCCTGGAAGAGCGGCCTGGCCCTGTGCGCCCTCATTGACCGATACAGGCCGGACCTCAT TGACTTTGAATCCCTGGATGAGAAAGACTATGAGCAGAACAACCAGCTCGCCTTTGATGTGGCCGAGAGGGAGTTTGGCATCTCGCCGTGCATGACTGGCAAAGAGATGTCGTCTGTGGTGGAACCTGACAAGCTGTCAATGGTCATGTACCTCAGCCAGTTCTATGAGATGTTTAAGGACACAGTGCCACCCGGAG ATAACCACAACTTGAGTCCAGAGGAAAAGGCGGCACTCATAGCCAGCACCAAGTCTCCCATCTCATTACTCAGCAAACTCGGTCAAAGCATAGCCATTTCAAGGAAAAGGAATCCAAAG GACAAAAAAGAGAAGGATGTTGATAGTttggggaagagaaggaaaaccaGCCAgtcagaggag GAGGAGACCTCCAGGGGCGTCTGCGATGACAGGTCCTCCGTCCCTGCCGTCCTATCTGAGAAGAAAATGGACTCCTCCAACCACAACAAAGTCAAGGTCATGGCCACTCAGCTCCTCGCCAAGTTTGAGGAGAACGCACCAGCACCGCAAGCAGGGCTGAAACGCCAG GCCAGAAGTGAGGCGGATCAGCCGTCCAGCTCCCGAAGCTGCCCAAAGAAAACcattcttctcccctcctccgcttcctcgctctctctccgcTCAGAG GAGTGGATCCCGCTGCCCCTGAGTGACCCGGAACCCATTCACATACCCAGCATACAGGAGAGGGCCGAGTGCCTCATCTCCAGGTTTAAGGGCAAAAGCGACCGACCACCAAAG CCTAAGAAAAAGCCATCCCGATTCTTTATAGAGCAGTGGAAATCGTCCTGCGGCCCGACTGAAGGTCCAGGTTCAAAGCCGTCCTCTCACAATTTTCCCAAAGAG gaggGTGCTCGGCCTCTGCTGTCTGACAGTCATGCGCCCTTATATGTGCTTAGTATTCAGGAGAGGGCAGAGCAACTTGCCTCTCAGTTTGAGGGCAAGCCGGTGGGTCTTCAG CCTAAGAAAAATCCTTCACGCTATTTTATGGAACAGTGGCTCCAGGCCCAGCCTAGCCCCGATTCTTCACCTCAATCCTCTGACTCTTTGCGACAG CATTGTGTGAGGATGTACACAGGTGGAGTCAGCTCATTGACTCAGCAGATAACCCATCAGCTTAAGTCTCTGGAAAGTCCTAAGCCCCTCCTCGAAAAGAAGGACCGG GGCTCCCTCAGAAAAGAGTTCCCCACCAACATCGGCGGCAGCGACGTGTGCTTTTTCTGCCATAAACGCGTGTACGTGATGGAGCGGCTCAGCGCGGAGGGCAAGTTTTTCCACCGCAGCTGCTTCAAATGCGAGTACTGCGGCACCACGCTGCGACTGTCCTCCTACGCTTTTGATGTGGAGGACG GGAAGTTTTACTGCAAGCCGCACTACTGTTACCGCGTGTCGGGCTACGCTCAGAGGAAACGgcccgccccctcccctcctcctgtcgCTGATCAG GAGAACCAGGTGCCCCAAGCTGGAATGGCGGCAGTGGACGCCCCTGGAAGGGTGACGGTGGCAGAGGCGGCCCCCGCTATCCAGCTCCCAGCCTCAG TGCCGGAAGTCAATGGCCTGCAGGAGCCCACCCTGGCCAAGCGTCTGCGGGGGACGCCGGAGCGCATTGAGCTGGAGAATTACCGTCTGtccctgcagagggaggaagagctggaggaggtgccTGAGGAGACGCTGGCAGAGCACAACCTCAGCAGCGTGCTGGACAAGGTCACAGACGCCGACCTGGGCTCCAG TAGCTCAGAGTCAGACATGGAGGATGAACAAGAGGAGCAGGatcaagaggaggaggaagaggaggcggagcagcCGCCTGCCAGCCCGTCGGACCTTGGCGGCGTGCCCTGGAAAGAGGCCGTTGAGCTTCATGCCAAACTGAGGGGCAGCCATGGTGCGGAGGGGGAGGCCGGGGCGGACACAGTCAGCGGAGATGGAGAattagaggaagaggaggacgacgaagaagaggaggaggaagacgaagaggaagaagaggaggactcGAGTGAAG aggggGACTACTGCCCCTGGGATAGGGAGCTCCAGTCAGGCCTTTGGCTGGAGAAGCACCTCACAGATGAAGAGGATATTGGTACTTTTAAAG CCAAGAACCTTCGAGTCCAGCAGCTATTGCAGCCTTTGGATCCCCTGGCTGATCCAGTTGTGGCAAGAACACATCTGGACTCCGAGGGTGGTCTGGCGGCCTCAGCCTCCCAACTCTCCCACCCCTCTGAGCACACACTACCCTCCTCCACAG CCCCCGCCCACACATCCGCCCATCACGAAGCCGTGCGAGTCTGGTTGGAGTCCGTGTCTGGAG AGctctgtgaggaagaggaagctgaagcAGACAGTCAAGATATGGAACCTGGTACAGAGATGGATCAAg AAGACATCCCTTCAGATGCTGAGGCAGAGGCACGTTTGCATCAGTCGGAATGTGCGGACGGGCATCCAGAGGAAGACGGGACTTCGGAAAGTCTGAGAATGTCTTCCAGTGTCG aagCGTCAATCACCGGTCCGATGCCTAAAGAAGATGTTCCCTCACCGGCCAAAGCCCCTGAGCTAGGAACACAG ATGCCCTTGCTGAAGCCTCCTGGGGGCCGTTTCTTCCCTGAACCGTTCCTTCCTGACGAAGGCACAGCAGAAAGGATGACTCCTTCACCTTCGCGGGTTATCAAGAGCCCACTTAACCTGTCACCTGTTCCCGCACGCGATCCCTCTCCGGCCTGTTCCCCTACATTCCCTGTCGCCGTGCCTTCTACTCCCCCTGTCAGCGTTCCCACTTCTCTGAGTTTGAGTCTGACTGCCAAATCTCCAGTCGAACGCGTTGCAGACTCTCCAAACCTGTCCCCCGTCAAGTCGCCCGTGAACTCCCCGATTCGCTCCCAGCCCACATCCCTACTAGAGTCTTGCACATCCAAGACTCCTGTCTACCCTCAGCGCTCCATTTGCCCCCTCACCGGGAACCCCCTCTCACCAATCTGCTCCCAATCTCTGCCCTGTCAGGAGCCATCGTCACCCCTCACATCTGATTCTCCTGTCAGAACACAGCCAGTCCCCGGGCTGACCTCCACTCCTATGAACAAAGCCGAGGACAGGAAGCAACCTGACGATTCCTCGGAGGAAGAAACACCCTCCAAAAAGACGGATATTATTGAGGAGTTCTGGTTAAAGAGTGCTGAGATCAGGAAGAGCCTCGGCCTGACTCCTTTAGACCGCAGCAGTAAGATCCTGGAGAAGAGTGTCATTAAGGACCCTGCCCCTGTCAAGACCCAATCTCCAGAGGTGTCTAAGGAGCAGAAGTCGGTTTTAACCGGCCACGCCGTCATTCACAGGCTCAACATCACCCTTGAGGGTCAGGTCATTACCCCCCTCGTCCCCGCCGAACCCAAGAGCAACTCCTCGGACAAAAAGTacctcagcagcagctctggtctGGGGCTGAATGGGAGGTCGATGGCGAGCCGGACCGCAAACAGCGAAGGCTACAACACATCTGACTCCGCGATGCTCACCCCGCCCTCCAGCCCGCCGCCGCCCGTGCCTGCCAATCAGTCTCCAGCTGTGCTCAGGCAGAAGAAGCATCTGGTGACCTGGAGTAATGGAGCAGAGAAGACTCCCTCTGAGCTTGCCAAAGAGCCGGCTGACAGGAAACTGTCCCCTCCGCCAATCAAGAACCCAGTTTCTGCACCCCAGAGGGTCTCCACGCCTCAGGCCGATAAAGAAGCGGCTCCGGTGGTGGTCGTcatgagggaaaagaaaaaaaagccacgGCCATCGGAAGTGAGGAAATCCTTTGTGGAGACGGTGGAGGAGATTCCGTTTGCTGACGACGTGGAGGAAAGCTGCGACGAAAGAATGCCCGACACGAGCATGAACAAGTACTACACCCCGCCGACGAGCAAGCCCAGCCGACCTCCACTGCACCTGGCCCTGGCGATGGAGAACGGTAAGCCCAATATTCCTGTCAGCCCAACCTCGAAGACCCAGACGGCGATTCAGTTCTCCCCGGAGGCCAGAGAGATCGCCGAGGAGAGGATCAAAGCCAGAGAACAGTCTGTCAAGAGTCAAGCCCTGAAGGACGCCATGGCCAAGCAGCTGAACAAAATGAGGGAAGCCGACACGGACAAAGGCGTCTCCCCGAAGGTGGCGTGGAACGTCATGCCAAATCCCTCCGGCAAAAGCAAAAACTCCGCCGGACCTCAGAAGACGTCAGCCACAAAAGGTGTTGATTCAAAGAAGGCGGAGACTTTGCCCGAGCGCTTCTTCAGCAGCAATAAGAGCCTGGACAGCTCCGTGGCCTCGTCAGACGGTTCTACCACCAGCAAGAGCAAGAAGAGGAGCTCGCTCTTCTCCCCGCGCAAAaacaagaaggagaagaaggccaAGAACGACAGCAGCAGGCTGTCCGGCGCCGAGGAGACGCCGCCTAAACACAAGTCGCTGTGGAAGGCGGTCTTCTCTGGGTAcaagaaggacaagaagaagaaggacgAGAAATCGTGTCCCAGCACAccgtcctccagctccaccactcAGGATTCTGGGAAGAAAAAGATCTCGCCTCCCGGGAGGTCATcag ACTTGAAGGCCAGCCAGAACCTGAGCTTCTCCGAGGACTCGGATCTGTCCTTTGACGACGTTCTGGAGAAGTCCTCCCAGAAGTCGAAGCCGTCT CGACACACGGACATCTTTGACCTGGTATCAGGGATGCAGCAGGAGGCAAtaaaggaggagaaactggTCAGAGAGACAAGGAGGGAGTTGAAGGAGAAAAAGTTTGCaaaagagaggcagaaacgGAGAGAGTGGGAGAAGCGGGTTGAGCGGGGGAAGGACGATGAG TCTGTGTATGTCCCTCATGCACTGGCGTTCAAGAGATCGTACGCCACAAAG AAAACCtacacagaagaagagctggaTGCCAAGCTGACCCGAAGAGTCCAGAGAGCCATCCGACGGCAAGCcaagcaggaggagctgaagaggcTGCATAGAGCTCAG ATCATCCAGAGGCAgttggagcaggtggaggagaagcagaggcagctggaggagaggggagtAGCTGTGGAGAAAGCGCTGAGAGGAGAAGCAG ACTATTGGGGAGATTCTAATTACAGTGAAATCCTGGACTTGCATCTGGGCG